The following are encoded together in the Neomonachus schauinslandi chromosome 15, ASM220157v2, whole genome shotgun sequence genome:
- the LRRC75A gene encoding leucine-rich repeat-containing protein 75A, whose protein sequence is MTTDLGMESTSLDDVLYRYASFRNLVDPITHDLIISLARYIHCPKPEGDALGAMEKLCRQLTYHLSPHSQWRRHRGLVKRKPQACLKALLAGSPPDNTVDLSGIPLTSRDLERVTSYLQRCGEQVDSVELGFTGLTDDMVLQLLPVLSTLPRLTTLALNGNRLTRALLRDLTDTLKDPSKFPNVTWIDLGNNVDIFSLPQPFLLSLRKRSPKQGHLPTILELGEGPGSGEEARDGTVGQDDPGGGPLDPAKDHEGRETVGAVQT, encoded by the exons ATGACCACA GACCTGGGCATGGAGTCGACCTCTCTGGACGACGTTCTGTACCGCTACGCCAGCTTCCGGAACCTGGTGGACCCCATCACACACGACCTCATCATCAGCCTGGCCCGTTACATCCACTGCCCCAAGCCG GAAGGCGATGCGCTGGGCGCTATGGAGAAGCTATGCCGGCAGCTGACCTACCACCTGAGCCCCCACTCCCAGTGGAGGCGGCACCGGGGGCTGGTGAAGAGGAAGCCGCAGGCCTG CCTCAAGGCTCTCCTGGCTGGGAGCCCTCCGGACAATACCGTGGACCTGTCAGGCATCCCGCTGACCTCCCGGGACCTGGAGCGGGTGACCAGCTACCTGCAGCGCTGCGGGGAGCAGGTGGATAGTGTGGAGCTGGGCTTCACGGGCCTCACGGATGACATGGTCCTGCAGCTGCTGCCCGTGCTCAGCACACTGCCCCGCCTCACCACGCTAGCACTCAACGGCAACCGGCTGACGCGGGCCCTGCTGCGTGACCTCACCGACACCCTCAAGGACCCCAGCAAGTTCCCCAACGTCACGTGGATCGACCTGGGCAACAATGTGGACATCTTTTCATTGCCCCAGCCTTTCCTGCTCAGCCTGCGCAAGCGCTCCCCGAAGCAGGGCCATCTACCCACCATCCTGGAGCTGGGCGAGGGCCcgggcagtggggaggaggccCGCGATGGCACAGTGGGCCAGGATGACCCTGGGGGAGGCCCTCTGGATCCTGCCAAAGACCATGAGGGCAGGGAGACTGTAGGTGCAGTTCAGACATGA